The Hymenobacter sp. GOD-10R genome includes a window with the following:
- a CDS encoding LutC/YkgG family protein, with protein MSSREKILAAVKANQPEELPLPDVPDFTGDDSLEKFTTILEGIGGKVVPIRGITHLDVVIKELFPTDERVASTLMASTVLVDALTPIEVLAAVDVAVLQGEFGVAENGTIWLPEANMLNRALPMITQHLVLVLDHEQIVPTMHQAYAKIGSVGNYGIFLAGPSKTADIEQSLVIGAHGARSLTVLLV; from the coding sequence ATGAGCTCGCGCGAAAAAATTCTGGCTGCGGTGAAAGCCAATCAACCCGAAGAGTTACCGCTCCCCGACGTACCCGATTTCACCGGCGATGACTCGCTAGAGAAGTTCACGACGATTCTGGAAGGAATCGGGGGTAAGGTGGTCCCGATCCGGGGAATCACGCACCTGGATGTTGTTATCAAAGAGCTGTTCCCGACTGATGAGCGGGTGGCTTCTACGCTGATGGCCTCGACCGTATTGGTAGATGCGCTAACTCCTATCGAAGTACTAGCGGCAGTAGACGTCGCCGTTCTGCAAGGGGAGTTTGGTGTCGCCGAAAACGGCACCATTTGGTTGCCGGAAGCTAACATGCTGAACCGCGCCTTGCCCATGATTACCCAGCACCTCGTGCTGGTGCTGGATCATGAGCAGATTGTGCCCACCATGCATCAAGCTTACGCAAAGATAGGTTCCGTTGGAAACTACGGTATCTTCCTGGCAGGTCCTTCCAAAACCGCTGACATCGAACAGTCGCTAGTTATCGGGGCCCACGGTGCTCGTAGCTTGACGGTGCTATTGGTGTAG
- a CDS encoding TIM barrel protein has protein sequence MIPDQRIHDLNQSLLANHQFQLNYVTDLLGRRQIDVQDVIRQIVDFQVAIPSWALGTGGTRFGRYPSGGEPRSLEEKIEDVGLLHKLNGSSNSISLHIPWDIPQDIPALEQLLHEQKLVIDSVNSNTFQDQKDQPYSYKFGSLLNTEEATRQQAIQHNIDCIGYGKQLGAKVLTVWLADGSNFPGQQHFRQAYQRTADSLASIYEAMPSDWTMLIEYKPYEPHFYSMVIPDWGTSYALCQATGKNAQVLVDLGHHLPNTNIEQIVARLLHFGRLGGFHFNGSSYGDDDLTTGSSKPFQLFLIFNELVDGKLDKMVNNPAVAYMIDASHNTKDPLEDLLQSVDNILTTYAKALIVDRATLREAQQNNDVVKAEETLRDAFLTDVRPLVAEAYRQSGGALHPIAAYRAERIREQLIQRRGKLSVSTGL, from the coding sequence ATGATACCCGATCAGCGAATCCACGACCTCAACCAATCGTTGCTGGCTAACCACCAGTTCCAGCTCAACTACGTTACCGACCTTCTAGGTCGCCGCCAGATCGATGTTCAGGATGTCATCCGGCAGATTGTTGATTTTCAAGTGGCTATTCCTAGCTGGGCCCTCGGAACGGGTGGCACGCGCTTCGGCCGCTACCCTTCGGGCGGGGAGCCGCGCAGCTTGGAGGAAAAAATCGAGGACGTGGGCTTGTTACACAAGCTTAATGGCTCGTCGAACTCTATTTCCTTGCACATTCCGTGGGATATTCCCCAGGATATTCCTGCTCTGGAACAGTTGCTTCACGAGCAAAAGCTGGTGATTGATTCGGTAAACTCCAACACGTTTCAAGATCAGAAAGACCAGCCCTATTCGTATAAGTTTGGCTCTTTGCTCAATACGGAAGAAGCCACGCGCCAACAGGCGATTCAGCATAACATTGACTGCATTGGCTACGGCAAGCAGCTAGGGGCTAAAGTGCTGACGGTGTGGCTCGCCGATGGCTCCAACTTCCCCGGCCAGCAGCACTTCCGCCAAGCTTACCAGCGCACCGCCGATTCGCTAGCGTCCATCTACGAAGCCATGCCTTCGGATTGGACCATGTTGATCGAGTACAAGCCCTACGAGCCGCACTTCTACTCGATGGTAATTCCTGACTGGGGAACATCGTATGCGCTGTGCCAAGCTACCGGCAAGAATGCGCAGGTGCTCGTTGACCTAGGTCACCATTTGCCGAACACCAACATCGAGCAGATCGTAGCGCGCCTGCTGCACTTCGGCCGCTTGGGTGGTTTCCACTTCAATGGCTCTAGCTATGGCGACGACGACCTAACCACTGGCAGCAGCAAGCCCTTCCAACTGTTCTTGATATTCAACGAGTTGGTAGACGGCAAGCTGGATAAAATGGTGAACAACCCTGCTGTGGCCTACATGATTGATGCGAGCCACAACACCAAAGATCCGCTCGAAGACTTGCTACAGTCGGTTGATAACATCCTGACTACTTACGCGAAAGCGCTGATTGTAGACCGCGCCACCTTGCGCGAGGCACAGCAGAACAACGACGTAGTAAAAGCCGAAGAAACGCTGCGCGATGCCTTCCTCACGGATGTGCGTCCGTTGGTGGCCGAGGCCTACCGCCAGAGCGGCGGTGCACTGCACCCCATTGCCGCCTACCGCGCCGAACGTATCCGCGAGCAGCTGATCCAGCGCCGGGGCAAACTCAGTGTTTCGACCGGCTTATGA
- a CDS encoding lactate utilization protein B — protein MSHSQRSDIFLLDADRTTWHDETLWFVRQKRDKAVYALPEFQDLRELASQIKNHTLSKLDFYLTQFEEAAKRNGVQVHWAADAAEHNSIVLGLIKKHNATRVVKSKSMLTEECHLNPHLIKNGIEVIDTDLGERIIQMREEAPSHVVLPAIHLKKEDVGDTFHIHLGTAKGNNDPQQLTEAARQHLREKFLAGEVAISGVNFAIAETGSVVVCTNEGNADLGVNLAKVHIACMGMEKLIPRLSDLSVFTRVLTRSATGQPVTTYTSHFTKPAPGKEMHIVIVDNGRTKQLGRPDFRASLKCIRCGACMNTCPVYRRSGGHSYDFTIPGPIGAILSPNIDMRKHASLPFASTLCGSCTDVCPVKIDIHTQLYKWRQVLAAEGEIPASKKWSMRLLSSVLSRPGVYGLGGKIARQGLRFLPHGLTHAKGYNPWAIARELPEPPKQSFRDWYEQQQKKS, from the coding sequence ATGAGCCATTCCCAACGTTCCGATATTTTTCTCCTCGATGCTGATCGTACCACGTGGCATGATGAGACGCTGTGGTTTGTGCGGCAGAAGCGGGACAAAGCCGTGTATGCCTTGCCCGAGTTTCAGGACTTGCGCGAGCTAGCTTCGCAGATTAAAAACCACACGCTTAGTAAGCTAGACTTCTACCTCACGCAGTTCGAGGAGGCCGCTAAACGTAACGGCGTGCAGGTCCACTGGGCCGCCGATGCTGCGGAACATAATAGCATTGTACTAGGGCTCATCAAGAAGCACAACGCTACGCGCGTGGTGAAGAGCAAGTCGATGCTGACGGAAGAGTGCCACTTGAATCCGCATTTGATCAAGAACGGGATTGAGGTAATCGACACTGACCTAGGTGAACGGATCATTCAGATGCGCGAGGAGGCACCTAGCCACGTCGTGCTGCCGGCCATTCACCTGAAGAAAGAAGATGTAGGCGATACGTTCCACATTCACCTCGGTACTGCTAAGGGCAACAACGACCCGCAGCAGCTCACCGAAGCGGCTCGCCAACACCTGCGCGAGAAGTTTCTGGCTGGCGAAGTCGCCATTTCGGGCGTCAATTTCGCTATTGCTGAAACGGGTAGTGTGGTGGTGTGCACCAATGAAGGCAACGCCGACCTAGGCGTGAACCTGGCGAAGGTGCACATTGCCTGCATGGGCATGGAGAAGCTTATTCCGCGCCTGTCGGACCTGAGCGTGTTTACGCGTGTACTCACGCGCAGCGCCACGGGGCAGCCCGTCACGACCTATACCTCGCACTTCACCAAGCCAGCGCCGGGCAAAGAAATGCACATTGTGATTGTGGATAACGGCCGCACCAAGCAGCTAGGTCGCCCCGACTTTCGGGCCTCGCTGAAGTGCATCCGGTGCGGGGCCTGCATGAACACCTGCCCCGTGTACCGCCGTAGTGGCGGCCATAGCTACGATTTCACCATTCCCGGTCCCATTGGCGCCATCCTGTCGCCGAATATCGACATGCGTAAGCACGCGTCGTTGCCATTTGCCTCCACGCTGTGTGGCTCTTGCACCGATGTCTGCCCAGTGAAGATTGACATTCATACGCAGCTGTATAAGTGGCGCCAAGTGCTGGCCGCGGAAGGCGAAATTCCGGCGAGCAAAAAGTGGAGCATGCGCCTGCTAAGCAGTGTCTTGTCGCGGCCGGGTGTATACGGGCTAGGTGGCAAAATAGCCCGGCAAGGATTGCGCTTCCTGCCGCATGGTCTCACGCACGCCAAGGGCTACAACCCCTGGGCTATTGCCCGGGAGTTGCCGGAGCCACCCAAGCAGAGCTTCCGCGACTGGTACGAACAACAGCAAAAGAAAAGCTAG
- a CDS encoding FGGY-family carbohydrate kinase — protein MSKKKPIYAVFDVGKTNKKVILFDEDRQIIEEKQHICQETVDEDGFACESLTRLTQWVQTHWYELRHNPHYSLKGVNFTSYGASFVHLGKDGKPVLPLYNYLKPMPDDCAEQFYASLGQSPEEFAADTCSPRLGMLNSGLQLYWLKYAKPELFAQIQTSLHLPQYLSYLITGEKYSDYTSVGCHTALWDFRNNRYHDWVQREGIEEKLAPLIKDSVASVVDGILVGVGLHDSSAAVLPYLQQQSEPFLLVSTGTWSVTLNPFNREPLTPELLERDCLSYLSPQGQMTKASRVFFGREHDYQVARIAEYFHVKPDFFHSWVLARPYDAASHSFKPACMAGTGPFPKQPAEEWDLSGFHTAGDAYQHLIHGLLDILTTSINLIRQDEKTIYVDGGFARNPLFMQVLGWNFPDVKIQTLEVPQATAMGALINLEQGEAWKKTQLMFS, from the coding sequence ATGAGCAAGAAAAAGCCTATTTACGCCGTCTTCGACGTTGGCAAGACCAACAAGAAGGTTATCCTCTTCGACGAAGATCGGCAGATCATTGAGGAGAAGCAGCACATCTGTCAGGAAACCGTTGACGAGGATGGTTTTGCCTGCGAAAGCCTCACGCGCTTAACGCAGTGGGTGCAGACGCACTGGTACGAGCTACGGCACAATCCGCACTACTCGCTAAAGGGTGTCAACTTCACCTCGTACGGGGCTAGCTTCGTGCACCTTGGGAAGGATGGCAAACCAGTATTGCCGCTGTACAATTACCTGAAGCCCATGCCAGACGACTGCGCCGAGCAATTTTACGCATCGCTGGGGCAGTCGCCGGAGGAGTTTGCTGCTGATACCTGCTCACCTAGGCTCGGGATGCTGAACTCGGGTTTGCAGCTTTACTGGTTGAAGTACGCCAAGCCGGAGCTGTTTGCGCAGATCCAGACGTCTTTGCACCTGCCGCAGTACCTGTCGTACCTGATTACGGGCGAGAAGTACAGCGACTACACGTCAGTGGGTTGCCACACGGCCCTTTGGGACTTCCGCAACAACCGCTATCATGATTGGGTACAGCGCGAAGGAATCGAGGAAAAGCTAGCTCCACTGATTAAGGACTCAGTGGCGTCAGTGGTTGATGGGATCTTGGTTGGGGTGGGGTTGCACGACAGCTCCGCAGCGGTGCTGCCGTATTTACAGCAGCAGAGCGAACCGTTCTTGCTCGTCTCGACCGGCACGTGGTCGGTTACGCTAAATCCTTTTAACCGGGAGCCGCTCACGCCGGAGCTGCTGGAGCGTGACTGCCTGAGTTACTTGTCGCCGCAAGGCCAGATGACCAAGGCATCGCGGGTGTTCTTCGGGCGTGAGCACGACTACCAGGTGGCGCGTATCGCGGAGTATTTCCACGTGAAGCCAGATTTCTTTCACTCGTGGGTGTTGGCGCGGCCATACGACGCGGCTTCGCACAGCTTCAAGCCGGCTTGCATGGCTGGCACAGGACCCTTCCCGAAGCAACCGGCTGAAGAGTGGGACCTCTCGGGCTTCCACACGGCCGGCGATGCCTATCAGCATCTCATCCACGGTTTGCTCGACATTCTGACGACTTCGATCAACTTAATTCGGCAGGACGAGAAAACGATTTACGTCGATGGCGGTTTTGCTCGTAACCCCCTGTTTATGCAAGTGCTAGGGTGGAACTTCCCCGACGTGAAAATTCAGACGTTGGAGGTTCCTCAAGCAACGGCTATGGGGGCCCTGATCAACCTAGAGCAGGGCGAGGCTTGGAAGAAAACGCAATTGATGTTTTCATAG
- a CDS encoding RagB/SusD family nutrient uptake outer membrane protein has translation MKSFKAFTYTALLSLSSLALFSCEDSLNISPEAHNSIDDFYKTEVDVNQGVMAIYSNLLTLPTNSHWNMSEMRADNVVVNISLSVQRDYADINGYLATSQTGQFQSTWTNLYQLVYRANTVLDRITPFNFTRVPQFQGEARFLRALAYFDLVRYWGDVPIVSKPVTISEAKGTPRSPIADVYAFIVDDLKFAADNLPDTYAAADKGRATKWAAKALLGRVYLTMYGYPLKQADKLVLAKQQLGDVVAAEGRTTAVPTIAADYTNIFKTAYDNLYNIFEVQYISGTGGLGSQIPSDQAFQFPSQWSAYQPFGPDATINPNLFGAGWPKPDVRKFASLDSGYVDTKTNAKSGRTQFTKFLEKGTTAPTGQRDYPNNFPIIRVEDVLLMYAEVLNEESGGAVPAQALAILNRIRTRAKVPALSSMSKDEFRLALEQERRWEFAAEGLRWHDLVRTGRAIPVMNQFVKDNGVKLTRPIDEHDLLYPIPLQELQINPGFWQQNPGY, from the coding sequence ATGAAATCGTTTAAAGCCTTTACCTACACCGCTCTACTGAGTCTGAGTAGCTTAGCTTTGTTCTCCTGCGAGGACTCGCTGAACATCAGTCCGGAAGCGCATAACAGCATCGATGACTTCTACAAAACTGAGGTAGATGTCAACCAGGGCGTTATGGCTATCTATAGCAACTTGCTAACGCTGCCTACTAATTCTCACTGGAACATGTCGGAGATGCGCGCTGACAACGTGGTGGTAAACATCTCGTTGAGCGTACAGCGTGACTACGCCGACATCAACGGCTACCTAGCTACCTCGCAGACTGGACAGTTTCAGTCGACGTGGACGAACCTGTACCAGCTTGTGTACCGTGCCAATACGGTGCTCGACCGTATCACACCGTTCAACTTTACCCGCGTGCCTCAGTTTCAGGGTGAAGCTAGGTTCCTGCGCGCGTTGGCATACTTTGATTTGGTACGCTACTGGGGCGATGTGCCAATCGTGAGCAAGCCAGTCACGATTAGCGAAGCCAAAGGCACACCTCGCTCGCCTATTGCCGATGTGTATGCCTTCATTGTTGACGATCTGAAGTTTGCTGCCGATAACCTTCCCGACACTTACGCCGCCGCCGACAAAGGCCGGGCTACGAAGTGGGCGGCCAAAGCGTTGCTTGGCAGGGTGTACCTGACCATGTACGGCTACCCGCTAAAGCAAGCTGATAAGCTAGTGCTGGCGAAGCAGCAGCTCGGCGACGTAGTAGCCGCGGAAGGAAGGACTACAGCTGTACCGACTATTGCCGCTGACTACACGAACATCTTCAAGACTGCGTATGATAACCTGTACAACATCTTTGAGGTGCAGTACATCTCCGGCACCGGTGGCTTAGGTAGCCAGATTCCGTCGGATCAGGCCTTTCAGTTCCCCTCGCAATGGTCGGCCTACCAGCCCTTCGGTCCTGACGCCACTATCAATCCTAACCTGTTTGGTGCCGGCTGGCCTAAGCCAGATGTGCGCAAATTTGCCAGCCTCGACTCGGGCTACGTTGACACCAAGACCAATGCTAAATCGGGCCGTACGCAATTCACCAAGTTCCTGGAGAAAGGCACTACTGCTCCTACTGGTCAGCGTGACTACCCCAATAACTTCCCTATCATTCGAGTGGAAGATGTGCTACTGATGTATGCGGAAGTGCTAAATGAAGAGAGCGGCGGGGCAGTGCCCGCGCAAGCTCTAGCCATCCTTAACCGCATTCGTACCCGCGCCAAAGTACCTGCCTTGTCGTCGATGTCGAAAGATGAATTTCGCTTGGCCTTGGAGCAAGAGCGCCGTTGGGAGTTTGCCGCTGAAGGTCTCCGTTGGCACGACCTAGTGCGGACAGGCCGGGCAATTCCCGTCATGAATCAGTTCGTTAAGGACAACGGCGTTAAGCTTACCCGTCCGATTGATGAGCATGATCTGCTCTACCCGATTCCATTGCAAGAACTGCAAATAAATCCTGGTTTCTGGCAGCAGAATCCAGGTTACTAA
- a CDS encoding (Fe-S)-binding protein, with amino-acid sequence MKVGLFIPCYVDQFYPQVGIATLQLLEKLGVKADFPKQQTCCGQPMANSGCEQDAIPVYHNFVDTFQDYDYVVGPAGSCVYHVRKHFNIIDQTPQVEHVRTNTRELFDFIINVLGITEIPGSFPHKVGLHLSCHGQRGLHQANESEMTPVRDGQLKRLLTSMKGLEFTELDRNDECCGFGGTFCVSEAGISARMGQDRVKDHVRNGTQVLTGGDMSCLMHLEGIIRRGKLPIRVMHAAEILNGAIL; translated from the coding sequence ATGAAAGTAGGGCTGTTTATTCCCTGTTACGTCGATCAGTTTTATCCACAGGTGGGCATTGCGACCCTTCAGTTGTTGGAAAAGCTAGGCGTGAAGGCCGATTTTCCCAAGCAGCAAACCTGCTGTGGCCAGCCAATGGCTAACAGCGGTTGCGAGCAGGACGCCATTCCGGTGTACCACAATTTCGTCGACACCTTTCAGGACTACGACTACGTGGTAGGGCCGGCGGGTAGCTGCGTGTACCACGTGCGTAAGCACTTCAACATCATCGATCAGACGCCCCAGGTAGAGCACGTGCGTACGAATACGCGGGAACTGTTCGATTTCATTATCAACGTGCTAGGCATCACCGAGATTCCCGGCTCGTTTCCGCACAAAGTGGGATTGCACCTGAGCTGCCACGGGCAGCGTGGTTTGCACCAGGCTAATGAGTCGGAGATGACACCCGTACGCGACGGCCAGCTGAAGCGCTTGCTGACTTCGATGAAAGGCTTGGAGTTTACCGAACTCGACCGTAATGATGAGTGTTGCGGGTTTGGCGGCACCTTCTGCGTATCGGAGGCTGGTATTTCGGCCCGTATGGGGCAAGACCGGGTGAAAGACCACGTGCGTAACGGTACGCAGGTGCTCACGGGCGGCGACATGTCGTGCCTGATGCACCTAGAAGGCATAATTCGTCGCGGGAAGTTGCCGATTAGAGTGATGCACGCGGCCGAAATCCTTAATGGAGCCATTTTATGA
- a CDS encoding glycoside hydrolase family 28 protein — translation MPLLFAFLIPFLVWLNTFTQPTSNTPSWVKQVGAKTAPKYQTIFVVGKYKAVGDGKTLNTKAIQAAIDAAAKKGGVVTFAPGQYLTGSLFLKKGVTLQLDKGVTILGSENLKDYPEIQTRVAGVEMKWPAALLNILDQDNVAITGQGTVDGQGKVFWDAYWAMRKEYEPKGLRWIVDYDAKRPRTLLVSNASNVTLKGITLQRSGFWTVHILYSKNVTADGLVIRNNIGGHGPSTDGIDIDSSSYVLVQNCDIDCNDDNFCLKAGRDWDGLRVNRPTEYIVIRDCVAGAGAGLLTCGSETSGGIRHVLAHNLKAKGTSAGLRIKSALTRGGTVEDIVFEDVEMDGVGSAVEVEMNWNPSYSYSELPAGYTQETLPAHWKAMLMKVEPERGLPHYREVHVARLKVQNAKVGIRAAGLQNSILENFTLEDLAISAAKAGSINYAKDWTTKNVNIKAADQSTLAVQNSTDMKQ, via the coding sequence ATGCCCTTACTATTTGCCTTCTTGATACCCTTTCTCGTCTGGCTTAATACCTTCACGCAGCCTACCTCTAATACACCAAGTTGGGTAAAACAAGTGGGCGCCAAAACGGCTCCGAAGTACCAAACTATCTTTGTTGTTGGGAAGTACAAGGCTGTCGGCGACGGCAAAACCCTGAACACGAAAGCTATTCAGGCCGCTATTGACGCCGCTGCTAAGAAGGGCGGCGTTGTCACATTTGCCCCAGGCCAATACCTCACGGGTTCTTTGTTTTTGAAAAAGGGCGTCACGCTGCAACTTGATAAAGGCGTGACCATCCTAGGTAGTGAGAACCTCAAAGATTACCCTGAAATCCAGACCCGAGTGGCTGGGGTGGAAATGAAGTGGCCTGCCGCCCTGCTCAATATCCTGGATCAAGACAACGTGGCTATCACGGGCCAGGGCACCGTAGATGGACAAGGGAAAGTGTTCTGGGATGCCTACTGGGCCATGCGCAAAGAGTACGAACCAAAGGGCCTGCGCTGGATCGTAGACTATGACGCCAAGCGGCCCCGCACTCTACTCGTGTCCAATGCTAGCAACGTGACGCTAAAAGGCATCACCCTGCAACGCTCCGGCTTCTGGACCGTGCACATCCTCTACTCCAAAAACGTAACGGCCGACGGTTTAGTAATCCGCAACAACATCGGCGGACACGGCCCCAGTACCGACGGCATCGACATCGACTCTAGCTCCTACGTGCTAGTGCAGAACTGCGACATCGACTGCAACGACGACAACTTCTGTCTGAAGGCTGGCCGCGACTGGGACGGCTTGCGCGTGAACCGGCCCACCGAATACATCGTCATTCGCGACTGTGTGGCTGGCGCGGGCGCAGGGCTCCTAACCTGTGGCAGCGAGACTTCGGGTGGCATTCGTCACGTCCTTGCTCATAACCTCAAAGCCAAAGGCACATCGGCGGGCCTGCGCATCAAGTCGGCTCTTACGCGCGGAGGCACGGTAGAAGATATCGTGTTTGAAGATGTAGAGATGGACGGGGTTGGCTCGGCCGTTGAAGTGGAAATGAACTGGAACCCGAGCTATAGCTACTCCGAGCTGCCGGCCGGTTATACGCAGGAGACCTTGCCCGCCCACTGGAAAGCCATGCTGATGAAAGTGGAGCCTGAGCGTGGCCTGCCCCACTACCGTGAGGTGCACGTAGCCCGATTGAAAGTGCAGAATGCTAAAGTTGGTATTCGGGCCGCTGGCTTACAGAACTCTATCCTAGAGAACTTCACCTTGGAAGACCTAGCTATTTCCGCCGCCAAGGCCGGGAGCATTAATTACGCAAAAGACTGGACCACGAAGAATGTGAACATCAAAGCCGCCGACCAGTCGACTTTGGCTGTTCAGAACAGCACAGACATGAAGCAGTAG